Proteins from one Rhizobium sp. WSM4643 genomic window:
- a CDS encoding ABC transporter permease: MIRYILQRLFGMIVVMFLVVTIVFVIVRVTPGDPAAVMLGPDATPQDIADLRSRLGLDQSLGLQYVYYIGQMLRGDLGQSIFLNMPVTSALLDRAEPTFFLTLFSLAIASIIALPIGIYAAYRRGSFIDQAATTLAMFAASIPSFWLGLILMQFFAVRLNLFPVSGYGGPGSTFLDRMYHLTLPAFALGIVSSALILRFTRASMLDVLGDDYIRTARAKGLIERRVILKHALKNALIPILTVIGLTAAVLISGAVVTETVFGLPGVGNLVVSAVLRRDYPVIQGALLVIAALYVLINFAIDMLYLLIDPRVRY; this comes from the coding sequence ATGATACGCTACATCCTCCAGCGCCTGTTCGGCATGATCGTCGTGATGTTTCTCGTTGTCACGATCGTCTTCGTCATCGTGCGTGTGACCCCGGGAGATCCGGCCGCCGTCATGCTCGGGCCGGATGCGACGCCGCAGGATATTGCCGACCTCAGGTCCCGGCTCGGCCTCGATCAGTCGCTCGGCCTGCAATATGTCTATTATATCGGCCAGATGCTGAGAGGTGATCTCGGCCAGTCGATCTTCCTCAACATGCCCGTCACCTCGGCCTTGCTCGACCGGGCGGAGCCGACCTTCTTCCTGACGTTGTTTTCGCTCGCAATCGCCAGCATCATCGCCCTGCCGATCGGCATCTATGCCGCCTATCGGCGCGGTTCCTTCATCGATCAGGCGGCAACGACGCTCGCGATGTTTGCCGCCAGTATTCCGAGCTTCTGGCTCGGCTTGATACTGATGCAGTTCTTCGCCGTCAGGCTCAACCTCTTCCCGGTCTCGGGTTATGGCGGTCCGGGCTCGACCTTTCTCGATCGGATGTATCATCTGACGCTGCCTGCCTTCGCGCTCGGCATCGTCTCCTCGGCGCTGATCCTGCGCTTCACCCGCGCGTCGATGCTCGATGTGCTCGGCGACGATTATATCCGCACCGCCCGCGCCAAAGGGCTGATCGAGCGCCGGGTAATCCTCAAGCACGCGCTGAAGAATGCGCTGATCCCGATCCTGACGGTGATCGGCCTGACGGCAGCCGTGCTGATTTCAGGCGCCGTCGTCACCGAGACTGTCTTCGGCCTGCCGGGTGTCGGCAATCTTGTCGTCTCGGCGGTGCTGCGCCGCGACTATCCCGTCATCCAGGGGGCTCTGCTCGTCATCGCCGCCCTCTACGTGCTGATCAATTTTGCGATTGACATGCTCTATCTGCTGATCGATCCGAGGGTGCGCTACTGA